In Sorghum bicolor cultivar BTx623 chromosome 8, Sorghum_bicolor_NCBIv3, whole genome shotgun sequence, one genomic interval encodes:
- the LOC110437569 gene encoding circumsporozoite protein-like produces the protein MDEEAQTSLVARRTPWPAGLHCIEEQRKKEEEEREQETWHQPQEEQQHADGRRGGAAASRSPARGAAGAGPSPGAAGAPGAAAVEGPAVGGTARASSPRSAPTGLKDELLATQVEARSIKTQLEGEVALNGRLRTAISDLSAS, from the exons atggacgaggaggcccagACTTCTCTCGTCGCGAGGCGGACGCCCTGGCCCGCCGGGCTTCACTGCATCGAGGAGCAAaggaagaaagaggaggaggagcgcgagCAGGAGACGTGGCATCAGCCGCAGGAGGAACAGCAGCACGCCGACGGGAGGAGAGGTGGGGCAGCCGCCAGTAGGTccccagctcgaggagctgctggagcaggaccATCGCCAGGAGCCGCAGGAGccccaggagcagcagcagtagaGGGGCCAGCAGTCGGAGGAActgctcgagcctcctccccaCGGTCTGCCccaaccg GACTCAAAGATGAGCTGCTGGccacccaagtcgaggcccgttccATCAAAACCCAGCTTGAGGGGGAGGTCGCCTTAAATGGTCGTCTACggactgcgataagcgacctctcagcCTCCTAG